The Cellulophaga sp. L1A9 genome window below encodes:
- the pth gene encoding aminoacyl-tRNA hydrolase, which yields MFNFIKFFFEKPKSYLEEQNTMKKYLIIGLGNIGPEYAQTRHNIGFKVLDKLAALENLTFETAKLGAVTTLKLKGRSVLLLKPSTYMNLSGKALHYWMEKENIPLENVLVITDDINLDYGVIRVKTKGSNGGHNGLKDIQNILNSSNYNRFRFGVGADFGKGRQVDYVLGKWNDDEKAAMPERLERSAELIKSFVLAGITITMNQYNNT from the coding sequence ATGTTTAATTTTATAAAGTTCTTTTTTGAAAAACCCAAAAGCTATCTAGAAGAGCAAAATACTATGAAAAAATATTTAATCATTGGTTTAGGAAATATAGGCCCAGAATACGCACAAACAAGGCACAATATTGGTTTTAAAGTTCTTGACAAACTTGCCGCGCTAGAAAATTTAACCTTTGAGACTGCTAAATTAGGCGCAGTAACTACTTTAAAATTAAAAGGAAGAAGTGTTTTGCTTTTAAAACCATCTACCTATATGAATCTAAGTGGTAAGGCACTTCACTACTGGATGGAGAAGGAAAATATTCCGCTAGAGAACGTTCTTGTTATTACAGACGATATTAACTTAGATTACGGTGTCATAAGAGTAAAAACCAAAGGCAGCAATGGTGGCCATAATGGATTAAAAGATATTCAAAACATACTAAACTCCTCAAACTATAACAGATTTAGGTTTGGAGTTGGAGCCGATTTTGGCAAAGGAAGGCAAGTAGACTACGTTCTTGGAAAATGGAATGATGATGAGAAAGCTGCAATGCCTGAACGCCTAGAACGATCTGCTGAACTTATAAAATCTTTTGTTCTTGCAGGTATCACCATTACAATGAACCAATACAATAACACCTAA
- a CDS encoding reprolysin-like metallopeptidase translates to MKTNLRLLFAIPIFFLSFSGFSQDVFWQETSANASNVSGKLQKLSILKAKTFTLNDLDFKANLEKKVSAKGNYVLYFPGENGELIAFDVQESSVMAPELAKKYPNIKSYRGVGSSDRSKNIRFSVSPKGVQSMMVDKKSSEATFMQKLDGDDYILYTRKSDDVVDANFICETKELSLSSKGASTARLVEDQVLRKYKVAVSATGEYTAYHGGTKADALAAINATLTRINMVFETDLGVTLELVANTDSVIYTSATTDPYTGNLNTQAQNTFTSVIGAANYDIGHLFNEDSNGGDAGFIGSVCKDAQKGSAYSSGTTPEGDLFDLDFVAHEMGHQLGANHTWSFESEGTQVQAEPGSGSTIMGYAGISGVNNVAANGQDYFHYYSIKQISENLATTSCATEIPILDVPPVIVGVSDYTIPIGTPFVLAGNASDADAADVLTYAWEQIDDGVVTSATFGPTNPSGAMFRSQRPSVDSSRYFPKLSSVISGDLTQSNPTVNSAWETLSTIERDLNFALTVRDNASGGGQVVSDLIQVNVVESAGPFQVLSQNVATSYEAGSSQEILWDVSNTTNSSVNAQFVDILLSTDGGLTFATTLAEDVVNDGSYAVLLPNVVTTQARIMVKASANVFFAVNDANFSITSSTIVLNFAALDYFICQPLDLVIPFVYEANSGFAETATFSVSGLPTGLAASFSPVTATTDGTLVDLTFTNSGAVSPGEYQIEVLATTASVTKQVALTISVENTSFTPVLLTSPTDAEIGTSIHQVFDWVAEPASSSYDIEIASDAAFASVVESASVLATTYTSLGLTPNTVYYWRIKPKNNCGEGAFSDAFSFTTTTIDCKVVSAKSLPITISSSGTPTIFSTISFIEDLPLSDVNVVLDLTHSYLADLTVKLTSPEGTTVVLMANSCGENRNVNATFDQSANSFVCGTNPAINGLVKPLGSLNSFNGESSKGDWVLEISDNAGGDGGSLNGFSLELCVEGEFRPDADNDGVFDDGDDMCLGTPEGQEVDVQGCPLYYFDASNFEVALSSESCRENNDGVISVSATTSLAYAVNVSGNGINEDANFTTTYSLGNLESGSYQVCITGTDGSITYEQYCFDAVITQPDELEVFAVVSNDGNSVSLDLNGADEYSVSLNGVAVIVTDSSYKISLENGINTLKVETNLPCQGSFEEEYILLDKPFIYPNPASEEVRIFTGVETNNNIVQIFALNGRLVKTSSIASATTELIISVANLPPGVYVLKLQSDVLKETFKLIKQ, encoded by the coding sequence ATGAAAACAAACTTACGCCTACTTTTTGCAATTCCCATATTTTTTCTCTCGTTTTCTGGGTTTAGTCAAGATGTTTTTTGGCAGGAAACAAGTGCGAATGCTTCTAATGTTTCTGGTAAATTACAAAAATTGTCTATTCTTAAAGCTAAAACGTTTACGTTAAACGATTTAGATTTTAAAGCAAATCTAGAAAAAAAAGTAAGTGCTAAGGGAAATTATGTTCTTTATTTTCCTGGTGAGAATGGAGAATTAATAGCTTTTGATGTTCAGGAATCTTCCGTTATGGCGCCTGAGCTAGCTAAGAAGTACCCCAATATAAAATCGTATAGAGGAGTAGGTAGTTCTGACAGGTCTAAAAATATTCGTTTCAGTGTATCTCCTAAAGGAGTGCAGAGTATGATGGTAGATAAAAAATCTTCGGAAGCTACGTTCATGCAAAAATTGGATGGAGATGATTATATTTTGTATACGAGAAAGTCTGATGATGTTGTAGATGCAAATTTTATTTGCGAAACCAAAGAACTTAGTTTAAGTAGTAAAGGTGCTTCTACAGCACGATTGGTAGAGGACCAAGTACTGAGGAAGTATAAAGTTGCTGTTTCTGCAACAGGAGAGTATACAGCATATCATGGAGGGACAAAGGCAGATGCTCTGGCAGCTATCAATGCTACGTTAACCCGTATAAATATGGTGTTTGAAACAGATTTAGGGGTTACGCTTGAATTAGTAGCAAATACAGATTCGGTAATTTATACTTCGGCAACTACTGATCCTTATACTGGAAATTTGAATACACAAGCGCAAAACACTTTCACTAGTGTTATTGGTGCTGCTAACTACGATATTGGCCATTTGTTTAATGAAGATTCTAATGGGGGAGATGCCGGTTTTATTGGCTCTGTCTGCAAGGATGCTCAAAAAGGAAGTGCCTATTCTTCAGGTACTACGCCCGAAGGAGATTTGTTTGATTTAGATTTTGTTGCGCATGAAATGGGGCATCAGTTAGGTGCTAATCATACGTGGTCTTTTGAGTCTGAAGGCACGCAAGTACAAGCAGAACCAGGTAGTGGTTCTACAATTATGGGGTATGCGGGTATTTCTGGGGTAAACAATGTTGCTGCTAACGGACAAGACTATTTTCACTATTATAGTATTAAACAAATCTCAGAAAATTTAGCAACAACCAGTTGCGCAACCGAAATTCCAATTCTTGATGTTCCTCCTGTAATTGTTGGTGTATCTGATTATACTATTCCAATAGGTACGCCATTTGTCCTTGCTGGTAATGCTTCAGATGCTGATGCTGCAGATGTTTTAACGTATGCCTGGGAACAAATAGATGACGGGGTAGTTACTAGTGCTACTTTTGGCCCTACAAATCCTTCTGGAGCCATGTTTAGGTCGCAAAGGCCATCGGTAGATTCAAGTCGATATTTTCCAAAATTATCTAGTGTAATTAGTGGGGATCTTACGCAATCTAATCCAACCGTTAATTCTGCATGGGAAACTTTATCCACCATAGAAAGAGATCTTAATTTTGCCTTAACTGTTCGTGATAACGCCTCTGGAGGCGGACAAGTAGTCTCTGACCTAATACAAGTAAATGTTGTTGAAAGTGCGGGGCCTTTTCAAGTGCTTTCGCAAAATGTAGCAACAAGCTATGAAGCCGGGAGCTCTCAAGAAATTTTATGGGATGTATCTAATACTACAAATTCTAGTGTAAATGCTCAATTTGTAGACATATTATTGTCTACAGACGGCGGACTTACTTTTGCAACAACCTTAGCTGAAGATGTGGTCAATGATGGTTCTTATGCTGTTTTGTTGCCCAATGTGGTTACTACGCAAGCCAGAATAATGGTGAAAGCAAGTGCTAATGTATTCTTTGCAGTAAACGATGCTAATTTTTCAATTACCAGCAGTACTATCGTTTTAAATTTTGCTGCCTTAGACTATTTTATCTGTCAGCCTCTAGATTTAGTTATTCCTTTTGTTTACGAAGCAAATTCAGGGTTTGCAGAAACAGCTACTTTTAGTGTGTCCGGGTTGCCTACTGGCTTAGCAGCAAGCTTTTCGCCGGTTACCGCCACAACAGATGGTACTTTGGTAGATCTAACTTTTACCAATAGCGGTGCTGTTTCTCCTGGCGAATATCAAATAGAGGTTTTAGCAACTACCGCGAGTGTTACAAAACAAGTTGCATTAACTATTTCTGTTGAGAATACGAGTTTTACACCCGTGCTATTAACTTCACCAACGGATGCTGAAATAGGTACGAGTATTCATCAAGTTTTTGATTGGGTAGCCGAACCCGCTAGTAGTTCTTATGATATTGAAATTGCCAGCGATGCGGCATTCGCAAGTGTTGTGGAATCCGCGAGTGTGTTAGCTACTACATATACCTCTTTAGGTTTAACCCCTAATACCGTTTATTACTGGCGTATAAAACCAAAAAATAATTGTGGAGAAGGTGCTTTTAGTGATGCCTTTAGTTTTACCACGACAACTATTGATTGTAAGGTTGTTTCCGCCAAAAGCCTTCCAATAACCATATCTTCATCTGGTACTCCTACGATATTTTCTACCATTTCTTTTATTGAAGATTTACCACTTTCAGATGTTAATGTTGTTTTAGACCTTACGCATTCTTATCTAGCAGACCTTACGGTTAAGTTAACTTCTCCAGAAGGTACTACTGTTGTTTTAATGGCAAATTCTTGTGGAGAAAATAGAAATGTTAATGCCACATTTGACCAAAGTGCAAATAGTTTTGTTTGTGGTACGAACCCTGCAATAAACGGACTAGTAAAACCTCTAGGTTCTTTAAATTCTTTTAATGGAGAATCTTCAAAAGGAGATTGGGTTTTAGAAATTAGTGATAATGCAGGAGGAGATGGAGGTTCCTTAAATGGTTTTTCATTAGAATTATGTGTTGAGGGTGAATTTAGACCAGATGCAGATAATGATGGAGTTTTTGATGATGGCGATGATATGTGTTTAGGAACGCCAGAAGGGCAAGAAGTAGATGTGCAAGGATGTCCGCTTTATTACTTTGATGCTTCTAATTTTGAAGTTGCTTTAAGTAGTGAGTCTTGTAGAGAAAATAACGATGGCGTAATTTCGGTTTCCGCAACTACATCTTTAGCATATGCGGTCAACGTTTCTGGAAATGGTATTAATGAAGACGCCAATTTTACAACAACCTATAGTTTAGGTAATTTAGAGTCAGGGAGCTATCAAGTATGCATTACTGGAACAGATGGTAGTATTACTTACGAGCAATATTGCTTTGATGCGGTTATTACTCAACCTGACGAATTAGAGGTTTTTGCAGTGGTTTCTAATGACGGAAATAGTGTTAGTTTAGATTTAAATGGGGCAGATGAATATAGTGTTAGTCTTAATGGTGTAGCTGTAATCGTGACCGATTCTTCCTATAAAATATCTTTAGAGAATGGCATTAATACTTTAAAGGTTGAAACCAATTTACCATGCCAGGGATCTTTTGAGGAGGAATACATTCTGCTTGATAAACCATTTATTTATCCTAATCCTGCAAGTGAAGAGGTACGTATTTTTACGGGAGTAGAAACGAACAATAATATAGTTCAGATCTTTGCTTTGAATGGGAGGTTAGTAAAAACGTCAAGCATAGCAAGTGCTACAACCGAATTGATAATTTCGGTGGCTAACTTGCCACCAGGAGTCTATGTTTTAAAGCTTCAAAGTGATGTACTAAAGGAGACATTTAAATTAATTAAGCAATGA
- a CDS encoding 50S ribosomal protein L25/general stress protein Ctc, with product MKSITISGSKRESVGKKATKALRNAGQVPCVLYGGETPLHFSADEPAFKHLVYTPNAHTAVIEIEGGKKFDAVLQDIQFHPVTDAILHIDFYQLFADKEVTMDIPVQLKGNSPGVMNGGRLLFRKRKLTIKALPSKLPDFFDIDISKLKIGGNIIVESLLKDEFTILHPENTVVVQVKSARNAVLTDEEEGEEGAEGEEGATEAAAE from the coding sequence ATGAAGTCAATTACAATCTCAGGATCTAAAAGAGAAAGCGTAGGCAAGAAAGCAACAAAAGCCTTACGTAATGCTGGACAGGTTCCTTGCGTACTGTACGGAGGGGAAACACCATTACACTTTTCAGCGGATGAACCAGCATTCAAACACTTAGTGTACACCCCAAACGCTCACACCGCAGTGATTGAAATCGAAGGTGGCAAAAAATTTGACGCTGTTTTACAAGACATTCAATTTCACCCAGTTACAGATGCTATTTTACATATCGATTTCTATCAGTTATTTGCTGATAAAGAAGTTACTATGGATATTCCTGTACAATTGAAAGGTAATTCTCCAGGGGTAATGAACGGTGGTCGTTTATTATTTAGAAAACGTAAATTAACAATCAAAGCATTACCATCTAAATTACCAGATTTCTTTGATATCGATATTTCTAAATTGAAAATCGGTGGTAATATTATTGTTGAATCGTTATTAAAAGACGAATTCACAATCTTACACCCAGAAAATACTGTTGTCGTACAAGTTAAATCTGCTCGTAATGCAGTTCTTACTGACGAAGAAGAAGGTGAAGAAGGTGCTGAAGGTGAAGAAGGAGCAACAGAGGCTGCTGCTGAATAA